One Euphorbia lathyris chromosome 1, ddEupLath1.1, whole genome shotgun sequence DNA segment encodes these proteins:
- the LOC136211449 gene encoding uncharacterized protein: MARRGGIGKGYMGITDKEGADPRRTSSRPVTASARRDREEQQRFMADARRAHAAQAERAEGRDEAAGIDMDGDASMHRPSADTIPIDRGVVTRGRDGRFSSTAASSSGSSKRSRSVEDDWVVKDPVPGGPFDGAVIPSFLGHIACAIWAGQDRGVLRCHTRSGYCTKLRLWYSGSSRTIQSRIESSGLFHLPGIMHSHIDAALITAFVERWQPDTSSFHMPFGEMTILMHDVWEILRIPVDGAMVTADATVDELK, encoded by the exons ATGGCACGAAGAGGAGGCATCGGCAAAGGATACATGGGTATTACG gaTAAGGAGGGAGCTGACCCTAGACGCACGTCTTCACGTCCTGTTACTGCATCTGCTCGGCGGGACCGGGAGGAGCAGCAGCGGTTTATGGCGGACGCCCGGAGGGCACATGCTGCACAGGCGGAGCGTGCTGAGGGACGGGATGAGGCGGCTGGTATAGACATGGACGGGGATGCTTCTATGCATCGTCCTAGTGCTGATACTATCCCCATAGATCGTGGCGTTgtgacgaggggtcgagacggacgattttcttctaccgcagcatcttcttctg gtagcagcaagcgatcgaggagtgtagaggatgactggGTTGTGAAGGACCCCGTCCCCGGGGGTCCATTTGATGGTGCTGTGATCCCGAGCTTTTTGGGACATATTGCATGTGCTATATGGGCCGGTCAGGACAGGGGCGTccttaggtgtcataccagatcagGGTATTGCACGAAGCTGAGATTATGGTACAGTGGTTCTTCCCGGACGATTCAGTCGCGTATCGAGTCATCTGGCTTGTTCCATTTACCTGGTATTATGCACAGTCACATAGATGCTGCACTGATCACAGCATTTGttgagcggtggcagccagacacgtcatcatttcacatgccatttggcgagatgaccattttgatgcatgatgtgtgggagatattgcgcatccccgtagatggtgccatggtgactgctgatgcgacTGTTGATGAGCTTAAGTAG